The following proteins come from a genomic window of Solwaraspora sp. WMMA2065:
- the ribH gene encoding 6,7-dimethyl-8-ribityllumazine synthase, whose product MAGFGEPGVSTVDAAGLAVGVAAARWHTDLVDAMLTRALAAADACGVAAVQVVRVAGSVELPVVAQALARRCDAVVALGVVVRGATAHFDYVCRSVTDGLTRVSLDESTPVGHGVLTVETIDQARDRAGLPGSAEDKGWSSMVAVLDAALALRAVHAVPVG is encoded by the coding sequence ATGGCCGGATTCGGCGAACCCGGAGTCTCCACCGTCGACGCCGCCGGGCTTGCCGTCGGCGTCGCCGCCGCCCGCTGGCACACCGACCTGGTCGACGCGATGCTCACCCGGGCGCTCGCCGCCGCCGACGCCTGCGGCGTCGCCGCCGTGCAGGTGGTCCGGGTCGCCGGCTCCGTCGAACTGCCCGTCGTCGCCCAGGCCCTGGCCCGGCGCTGTGACGCGGTGGTCGCCCTCGGCGTGGTGGTACGCGGCGCCACCGCCCACTTCGACTACGTGTGCCGGTCGGTCACCGACGGCCTGACCCGGGTGTCACTCGACGAGTCCACCCCGGTCGGGCACGGCGTGCTCACCGTCGAGACCATCGACCAGGCCCGCGACCGGGCCGGGCTGCCCGGCTCGGCCGAGGACAAGGGCTGGTCGTCGATGGTCGCCGTGCTCGACGCCGCGCTTGCCCTGCGGGCCGTCCACGCCGTACCGGTGGGCTGA
- a CDS encoding SigE family RNA polymerase sigma factor — MTPELVTDLGSGRTMPRQRAQTTTWAADEAVTRLFAAHYRPLVRLATLLLREPGMAEEIVQDAYVALHSRWWRLRDADKALGYLRVTVVNRCRSAIRHRRVVQAHLAAARPDPDAPSAEAGALDQLRHADVITALRALPPRQREAIVLRYYADLSEAQIADAMGVSRGAVKSHTARGIAALRTSLDGL, encoded by the coding sequence GTGACACCCGAACTGGTCACCGACCTGGGCTCGGGGAGGACGATGCCACGACAGCGGGCACAGACGACGACGTGGGCGGCGGACGAGGCGGTCACCCGCCTGTTCGCCGCGCACTACCGCCCGCTGGTGCGCCTCGCCACCCTGCTGCTGCGGGAACCGGGCATGGCGGAAGAGATCGTGCAGGATGCCTACGTGGCCCTGCACAGCCGCTGGTGGCGGCTCCGCGACGCCGACAAGGCACTCGGCTACCTGCGGGTCACCGTGGTCAACCGGTGCCGGTCGGCGATCCGGCACCGACGGGTCGTGCAAGCCCACCTGGCCGCCGCCCGGCCCGACCCCGACGCACCCAGCGCCGAAGCCGGCGCCCTCGACCAGCTCCGCCACGCCGACGTGATCACCGCGCTGCGCGCCCTACCGCCCCGCCAGCGGGAGGCGATCGTGCTGCGCTACTACGCCGACCTGTCCGAGGCGCAGATCGCCGACGCGATGGGGGTCAGCCGAGGCGCGGTGAAGAGCCACACCGCACGCGGCATCGCCGCACTGCGAACCAGCCTGGACGGCCTGTGA
- the infC gene encoding translation initiation factor IF-3 has product MNEQIRAREVRLVGPEGEQVGIVPLERALQLAADVDLDLVEVAPMARPPVCKLMDFGKFKYESALKAREARRNQQQTVIKEMKLRPKIDPHDYETKKGHVVRFLKAGDKVKVTIMFRGREQSRPELGYRLLRRLESEISDLGYVEAAPKQDGRNMIMVLAPHRATKAAAAAATAARGGGASRDRDSGAVEAPPPAATAGPAGNTGE; this is encoded by the coding sequence GTGAACGAGCAGATCCGGGCACGTGAGGTCCGACTGGTCGGCCCTGAGGGTGAGCAGGTGGGCATCGTCCCGCTGGAGCGCGCCCTGCAGCTGGCCGCGGACGTCGACCTGGACCTGGTTGAGGTTGCGCCGATGGCGCGCCCGCCGGTGTGCAAGCTCATGGACTTCGGCAAGTTCAAGTACGAGAGCGCACTCAAGGCGCGCGAAGCGCGGCGTAACCAGCAGCAGACCGTCATCAAGGAAATGAAGCTTCGGCCTAAGATCGACCCGCACGACTACGAGACCAAGAAGGGTCACGTGGTGCGGTTCCTCAAGGCCGGAGACAAGGTCAAGGTCACGATCATGTTCCGGGGCCGGGAACAGAGCCGGCCGGAGCTGGGCTACCGGCTGCTGCGCCGGCTCGAATCGGAGATCTCCGACCTGGGGTACGTCGAGGCCGCACCGAAGCAGGACGGCCGGAACATGATCATGGTGTTGGCCCCGCACCGGGCCACCAAGGCCGCTGCGGCCGCCGCGACGGCGGCCCGGGGCGGCGGAGCCTCCCGGGACCGGGATTCCGGCGCCGTCGAGGCACCACCACCGGCCGCCACGGCCGGACCCGCCGGGAACACCGGCGAGTGA
- a CDS encoding Gmad2 immunoglobulin-like domain-containing protein: protein MDTDHDNLPGDAGTADLLRRALHTEADRVDVRPDGLTAIRGKIDARRRRRMPAVLLGAAATTVAASLVGVVGCLPPVSQPGPPSGAVSAGPAPPGAAPTGGPTDQPTDRDAPVAGPATGGPPTAGAAGQQAGTPVSTLPVYYVGTADGEGLRLYREFHRFQLTDTGVVAELRATLGEMLTAARLADPDYRTLWPSGATVATVWTQYDIVGVNITGAGVANLDAAGAAAAVQQLAWTVAGVTGGDPRIRLLLDGEPVDRLWGHVDTGDEITKGAALDTLAMLWLIDPQHGDTVGSTFTVHLAGSVHEATAQLRIRQGGQVVHRRYVTLDAGAPGRGEAFVELSLPPGDYTIEAYEESMVADEGPRYLVDAAITVR, encoded by the coding sequence ATGGACACCGACCACGACAACCTGCCCGGCGACGCCGGTACCGCCGACCTGCTGCGCCGGGCGCTGCACACCGAAGCCGACCGGGTCGACGTACGGCCCGACGGGCTGACCGCGATCCGCGGCAAGATCGACGCCCGCCGACGGCGCCGGATGCCGGCGGTGCTGCTCGGCGCCGCCGCCACGACCGTCGCCGCCAGCCTGGTCGGCGTGGTCGGCTGCTTGCCGCCGGTGTCACAGCCCGGCCCGCCGTCCGGGGCGGTCAGCGCCGGCCCGGCCCCGCCCGGCGCGGCACCGACCGGCGGGCCGACCGACCAGCCGACCGACCGCGACGCCCCGGTCGCCGGCCCGGCGACCGGCGGTCCGCCGACCGCCGGCGCCGCCGGACAGCAGGCCGGCACCCCGGTGTCGACCCTGCCGGTCTACTACGTCGGTACGGCCGACGGCGAGGGGCTGCGGCTCTACCGCGAGTTCCACCGGTTCCAGCTGACCGACACCGGTGTCGTCGCCGAACTGCGGGCCACGCTCGGCGAGATGCTCACCGCCGCCCGGCTCGCCGATCCCGACTACCGCACCCTGTGGCCGTCCGGGGCCACGGTGGCGACCGTGTGGACCCAGTACGACATCGTCGGCGTCAACATCACCGGAGCCGGGGTCGCCAACCTCGACGCCGCCGGGGCCGCCGCTGCGGTGCAGCAGCTCGCCTGGACCGTCGCCGGCGTCACCGGCGGCGACCCCAGGATCCGGCTGCTGCTCGACGGCGAGCCGGTGGACCGGCTGTGGGGTCACGTCGACACCGGCGACGAGATCACCAAGGGGGCCGCGCTGGACACCCTGGCCATGCTCTGGCTGATCGACCCGCAGCACGGCGACACCGTCGGGTCGACCTTCACCGTGCACCTCGCTGGCAGCGTCCACGAGGCCACCGCCCAGCTGCGGATCCGCCAGGGCGGACAGGTCGTGCACCGGCGGTACGTCACGCTCGACGCGGGCGCACCCGGCCGGGGGGAGGCGTTCGTCGAGTTGAGCCTGCCGCCCGGCGACTACACCATCGAGGCGTACGAGGAGTCGATGGTCGCCGACGAAGGGCCCCGGTACCTCGTCGACGCCGCGATCACCGTACGGTGA
- a CDS encoding DMT family transporter, with protein sequence MTPPDPTPATTSPQPARRRPAQRRLAGVLPPWLALAVAGLGGVASASQSAVNAELGARMGSAAIGAVVNNIGGSLLVALGLLLLPSMRAGLRTLRDARLPWWTYLGGVGGAFFVTVAAYAVPVLGVAVLTIAQVAGNSLGGLAVDRVGLAPAGRLAVTIPRLVGALLGIGAVVVAQVGRPVGQLAVGVIALAVAGGLAVSVQSALNGRVSAASTTAMGTVANFVVSTPLVLIAAGLLGGYQAAAGRAWPGEWFLYLGGLFGVCIVVALLVGVRSVGVLRTGLGVVAGQLVGALLIDVLVPGGAGVSPGLIAGAALIIVAVLVSGRGARRSRPVGRDGAVADLTGWQTSRPTRPPS encoded by the coding sequence GTGACACCACCGGACCCTACGCCGGCCACCACGTCGCCCCAGCCGGCGCGGCGGAGGCCGGCCCAGCGCCGCCTTGCCGGGGTGCTGCCGCCCTGGCTGGCGCTGGCCGTCGCCGGGCTCGGCGGGGTGGCGTCCGCGTCGCAGAGCGCGGTCAACGCCGAACTCGGTGCCCGGATGGGCAGCGCCGCCATCGGGGCGGTGGTCAACAACATCGGCGGATCGCTGCTGGTCGCCCTCGGGCTGCTGCTCCTGCCGTCGATGCGCGCCGGGCTGCGGACCCTGCGGGACGCCCGGCTGCCCTGGTGGACCTACCTCGGCGGGGTCGGTGGGGCGTTCTTTGTCACCGTCGCCGCCTACGCGGTGCCGGTGCTCGGGGTGGCGGTGCTGACCATCGCCCAGGTCGCCGGCAACAGTCTCGGCGGCCTGGCGGTGGACCGGGTCGGGCTGGCCCCGGCCGGCCGGCTCGCCGTCACGATTCCCCGGCTGGTCGGGGCGCTGCTCGGCATCGGCGCGGTGGTGGTGGCCCAGGTCGGCCGGCCGGTCGGGCAGCTCGCGGTCGGGGTGATCGCGCTGGCGGTGGCCGGCGGGCTGGCGGTGTCGGTGCAGTCCGCGCTCAACGGGCGGGTCTCGGCGGCCAGCACCACCGCGATGGGCACGGTGGCGAACTTCGTGGTCAGTACGCCGCTGGTGCTGATCGCGGCCGGCCTGCTCGGCGGTTACCAGGCGGCGGCCGGCCGGGCGTGGCCGGGCGAGTGGTTCCTCTACCTGGGCGGGCTGTTCGGCGTCTGCATCGTGGTGGCGCTGCTGGTCGGGGTCCGGTCGGTCGGGGTGCTGCGGACCGGGCTCGGGGTGGTCGCCGGTCAGCTCGTCGGGGCGCTGCTTATCGACGTCCTGGTCCCCGGCGGTGCCGGCGTCAGCCCGGGTCTCATCGCCGGCGCCGCGCTGATCATCGTCGCGGTGCTGGTGTCCGGTCGGGGTGCCCGTCGGTCCCGGCCGGTCGGCCGCGACGGTGCGGTGGCAGACTTGACCGGGTGGCAGACGAGCCGACCGACCCGACCACCGAGCTGA
- a CDS encoding phenylalanine--tRNA ligase subunit alpha produces MTYRNDPYDPKQVALLDPAALTGAVADAEKAFAAAADLDALTALRPQHLGDRAPISLARREIGALPPAAKADAGKRVNEARTAVQTAYDARRGELEAERARRVLAEERVDVTLPYDRRPRGGRHPLTTLMERIADLFVGMGYEIAEGPEAELEWTNFDALNISPDHPARGLMDTFHLDLPGLVLRTHTSPVQARTMLTRTPPIHVVCPGRVYRTDELDATHTPVFHQVEGLVVDRGITMAHLKGTLDHFARAMFGADARTRWRPHYFPFTEPSAEFDVWFPQHRDGPRWVEWGGCGMVNPRVLRACGIDPEVYSGFAFGMGIERTLMFRHGISDMRDMVEGDVRFTRAFGMEV; encoded by the coding sequence ATGACCTACCGCAACGACCCATACGATCCGAAGCAGGTCGCGTTGCTCGACCCGGCCGCGCTCACCGGCGCGGTCGCTGACGCCGAGAAGGCGTTCGCCGCCGCCGCCGACCTGGACGCGTTGACCGCACTGCGACCCCAGCACCTCGGCGACCGCGCCCCGATCTCGCTGGCCCGCCGGGAAATCGGCGCGCTGCCGCCGGCCGCCAAGGCCGACGCCGGCAAGCGGGTCAACGAGGCGCGCACCGCGGTGCAGACCGCGTACGACGCCCGGCGCGGCGAACTCGAAGCCGAGCGGGCTCGGCGGGTGCTTGCCGAGGAACGCGTCGACGTCACCCTGCCGTACGACCGCCGCCCGCGCGGCGGCCGGCACCCGCTGACCACCCTGATGGAACGCATCGCTGACCTGTTCGTCGGGATGGGCTACGAGATCGCCGAAGGCCCCGAGGCTGAGCTGGAGTGGACCAACTTCGACGCGCTCAACATCAGCCCCGACCACCCGGCACGCGGGCTGATGGACACCTTCCACCTTGACCTGCCCGGCCTGGTGCTGCGCACCCACACCTCACCGGTGCAGGCCCGGACCATGCTGACCCGCACCCCGCCGATCCACGTGGTCTGCCCGGGGCGGGTCTACCGCACCGACGAACTCGACGCCACCCACACCCCGGTGTTCCACCAGGTCGAAGGGCTCGTCGTCGACCGGGGTATCACCATGGCGCACCTCAAGGGCACCCTGGACCACTTCGCCCGGGCGATGTTCGGCGCCGACGCCCGGACCCGCTGGCGGCCGCACTACTTCCCGTTCACCGAGCCGTCCGCCGAGTTCGACGTCTGGTTCCCACAGCACCGCGACGGGCCACGGTGGGTCGAATGGGGCGGCTGCGGCATGGTCAACCCCCGGGTGCTGCGAGCCTGCGGCATCGACCCGGAGGTCTACTCCGGATTCGCGTTCGGCATGGGCATCGAACGCACCCTGATGTTCCGGCACGGCATCAGCGACATGCGCGACATGGTGGAAGGCGACGTGCGGTTCACCCGCGCGTTCGGGATGGAGGTCTGA
- the hisG gene encoding ATP phosphoribosyltransferase — protein MLRIAVPNKGTLSGPAADMLREAGYRQRTDPKDLVCRDEANDVEFFYLRPRDIATYVGSGELELGITGRDLLIDSGSPAEELLDLDFAGATFRFAARPETLTRVPEQIAGRRIATAYPGVVESYLGEHGLKAEVVRLDGAVENAIRLGVADVIADVVETGATLRQAGLVTVGEPILRSSAVLVHPAGTATTGQADQLIRRLQGVLVAHRYVMLAYDVRADLLEQATALTPGIESPTISPLHREGWVAVQAMVRRAEVHRIMDELYDLGARAILVTDIHACRL, from the coding sequence ATGCTGCGCATCGCCGTACCGAACAAAGGCACCCTCTCCGGACCGGCCGCCGACATGCTGCGCGAAGCCGGCTACCGCCAGCGCACCGACCCCAAGGACCTGGTCTGCCGCGACGAGGCCAACGACGTCGAGTTCTTCTACCTGCGGCCCCGTGACATCGCCACCTACGTCGGCAGCGGTGAGCTGGAGCTCGGCATCACCGGCCGGGACCTGCTGATCGACTCCGGCAGCCCGGCCGAGGAGCTGCTCGACCTCGACTTCGCCGGGGCGACGTTCCGGTTCGCCGCCCGCCCGGAGACCCTGACCCGGGTGCCGGAGCAGATCGCCGGGCGACGCATCGCCACCGCGTACCCCGGGGTGGTCGAGAGCTACCTCGGCGAACACGGGCTGAAGGCCGAGGTGGTCCGCCTCGACGGCGCGGTCGAGAACGCCATCCGGCTCGGCGTCGCCGACGTCATCGCCGACGTGGTGGAAACCGGCGCCACGCTGCGCCAGGCGGGCCTGGTCACCGTCGGCGAGCCGATCCTGCGCTCCTCGGCGGTGCTGGTGCACCCGGCCGGCACCGCCACCACCGGCCAGGCCGACCAGCTGATCCGCCGGCTGCAGGGGGTCCTGGTCGCCCACCGGTACGTGATGCTCGCCTACGACGTGCGCGCCGACCTGCTGGAACAGGCCACCGCGCTGACCCCGGGCATCGAGTCGCCGACCATCTCGCCGCTGCACCGCGAAGGCTGGGTGGCGGTGCAGGCCATGGTCCGCCGTGCCGAGGTGCACCGGATCATGGACGAGCTGTACGACCTGGGCGCCCGCGCCATCCTGGTCACCGACATCCACGCCTGCCGCCTCTGA
- the rplT gene encoding 50S ribosomal protein L20 has product MARVKRSVNAQKKRRTLLEDASGYRGQRSRLYRKAKEQVLHSMQYAYRDRRDRKGDFRQLWITRINAAARANGMTYNRLIQGLKLAGVEVDRKVLADLAVNDATAFAALVEVARTAVAAEGTGGAAAQAA; this is encoded by the coding sequence ATGGCACGCGTCAAGCGGTCCGTAAACGCTCAGAAGAAGCGCCGTACCCTGCTGGAGGACGCCAGCGGCTACCGGGGCCAGCGGTCCCGGCTGTACCGCAAGGCCAAGGAGCAGGTGCTGCACTCGATGCAGTACGCCTACCGGGACCGTCGCGACCGCAAGGGCGACTTCCGGCAGCTGTGGATCACCCGGATCAACGCGGCGGCCCGCGCCAACGGGATGACCTACAACCGCCTCATCCAGGGCCTCAAGCTGGCCGGCGTCGAGGTCGACCGCAAGGTCCTCGCGGACCTGGCGGTCAACGACGCCACCGCGTTCGCCGCCCTGGTGGAGGTGGCCCGCACGGCGGTCGCCGCCGAAGGCACCGGCGGCGCGGCGGCCCAGGCCGCCTGA
- a CDS encoding phosphoribosyl-ATP diphosphatase, with the protein MPQSGTVKTFEELFAELQAKAAAGTPGSSTVAALERGVHAIGKKVVEEAAEAWMAAEHEGPQRAAEEISQLLYQAQVLMLATGLELEDVYRHL; encoded by the coding sequence CTGCCACAATCGGGCACCGTGAAGACGTTCGAGGAGTTGTTCGCCGAGCTGCAGGCCAAGGCGGCGGCCGGGACCCCGGGCTCGTCGACGGTGGCCGCGCTGGAACGCGGCGTACACGCCATCGGCAAGAAGGTCGTCGAGGAGGCGGCCGAAGCGTGGATGGCCGCCGAGCACGAAGGGCCGCAACGGGCCGCCGAGGAGATCTCTCAGCTGCTCTACCAGGCGCAGGTGCTGATGCTGGCCACCGGACTGGAGCTCGAGGACGTCTACCGACATCTCTGA
- a CDS encoding PH domain-containing protein, whose translation MCWSLAAALLLVFTAVSFGLQGSTGANLGSFQRGDQAAMVGLGLVGAAVILLFTRPRVEADAAGVRVRNVLRSYQLPWSLVAAVRFDRDAAWASLELADDELVPMLALQSVDREHAVEAVRALRRLHAASRTATAAG comes from the coding sequence ATGTGCTGGTCGCTGGCTGCCGCGCTGCTGCTGGTCTTCACTGCGGTCAGCTTCGGCCTGCAGGGGTCCACCGGCGCGAACCTGGGCAGCTTCCAGCGTGGCGACCAGGCCGCCATGGTCGGTCTCGGCCTGGTCGGGGCCGCCGTGATCCTGTTGTTCACCCGGCCCCGGGTCGAAGCCGACGCCGCCGGGGTGCGGGTGCGAAACGTGTTGCGCTCGTACCAACTGCCGTGGTCGCTGGTCGCGGCGGTCCGCTTCGACCGGGACGCCGCCTGGGCCAGTTTGGAACTGGCCGATGACGAGCTGGTGCCGATGCTGGCGCTGCAGTCCGTCGACCGGGAGCACGCCGTCGAGGCTGTCCGGGCGTTGCGCCGGCTGCACGCTGCGAGCCGCACGGCGACCGCCGCCGGCTGA
- the rpmI gene encoding 50S ribosomal protein L35 translates to MPKMKSHTGMGKRVKVTGRGKILAEQAGKRHLLEGKPSTRTRRLTGTVEVSPADVKRIKKLLGR, encoded by the coding sequence ATGCCAAAGATGAAGAGCCACACCGGTATGGGCAAGCGGGTCAAGGTGACCGGCCGTGGCAAGATCCTGGCCGAGCAGGCGGGTAAGCGCCACCTGCTGGAGGGCAAGCCCTCCACTCGGACCCGCCGGCTCACCGGCACCGTCGAGGTGTCCCCGGCCGACGTCAAGCGCATCAAGAAGCTGCTCGGCCGCTGA
- a CDS encoding RNA methyltransferase, with the protein MTAPRPAGRLDRVPATTTGGGADHRQPTFTTRTPRIVAARRLHRRRDRDATRRFLAEGPQAVREALAVPGLVRELFTTAAGRTRHTDLTVAAASAGIDVSIVDDAALTALAETVNPQGVVAVCDHLDVTLDSALHRRPALAAVLVEIRDPGNAGTVLRTTDAAGAGAVVFAGAAVDPYNGKCVRASAGSLFHVDVVRHDDPAHVVDELRAAGLRVLATTGHGDTDLDDLADSGALAAPTAWLFGTEAHGLPAELADRADARVRVPLHGRAESLNLAAAAAVCLYTSARAQRPGRPTR; encoded by the coding sequence ATGACCGCACCACGGCCAGCCGGGCGCCTCGACCGTGTCCCGGCCACCACCACCGGCGGCGGGGCCGACCACCGGCAGCCGACGTTCACCACCCGTACCCCCAGGATCGTGGCCGCCCGGCGGCTGCACCGGCGCCGCGACCGCGACGCGACGCGGCGCTTCCTCGCCGAAGGCCCGCAGGCCGTCCGGGAAGCGCTCGCCGTGCCCGGCCTGGTCCGCGAACTGTTCACCACCGCCGCCGGGCGTACCCGGCACACCGACCTGACCGTCGCGGCGGCCAGCGCCGGCATCGACGTCTCCATCGTCGACGACGCCGCGCTCACCGCGCTGGCCGAGACCGTCAACCCGCAGGGCGTCGTCGCCGTCTGCGACCACCTCGACGTCACCCTCGACAGCGCGCTGCACCGCCGGCCCGCGCTGGCCGCCGTGCTGGTCGAGATCCGCGACCCGGGCAACGCCGGCACCGTGCTGCGCACCACCGACGCCGCCGGTGCCGGCGCCGTCGTCTTCGCCGGCGCCGCCGTCGACCCGTACAACGGAAAGTGCGTCCGGGCCAGCGCCGGCAGCCTGTTCCACGTCGATGTGGTCCGCCACGACGACCCGGCACACGTCGTCGACGAGCTGCGCGCCGCCGGCCTGCGGGTGCTCGCCACCACCGGCCATGGCGACACCGACCTCGACGACCTCGCCGACTCGGGCGCGCTGGCCGCGCCGACCGCCTGGCTCTTCGGCACCGAGGCGCACGGCCTGCCGGCCGAGCTGGCCGACCGGGCCGACGCCCGGGTGCGGGTGCCGCTGCACGGCCGCGCCGAGAGCCTGAACCTGGCTGCCGCCGCAGCCGTCTGCCTGTACACTTCGGCCAGAGCACAGCGCCCAGGAAGGCCCACGCGATGA
- a CDS encoding benzaldehyde dehydrogenase, which yields MALLDTTTWHGMIFSDGWTEAAGGTMAVMSPATRQEIGRVGVGNADDVTRACVRAAQAQRDWAATSYLERAAVLRRAGQLFEQYADDIGGWLIREAGSVPPKAEVETTTAAQECYEAATLPSHPTGEILATGQPRLSLARRLPVGVVGVVAPFNFPLILSIRSVAPALALGNAVVFKPDPRTAVCGGVSIARIFQEAGLPDGLLHVLPGGADVGEALIADPRVRVVSFTGSTAAGRKVGEAAARHLKRAHLELGGNSALIVLDDADLDLAVSAGAWGSFLHQGQICMATGRHLVHERIADRYVEQLAAKADHLPVGDPAAGQVALGPIIDEHQRDKIHSLVTASVDAGARLAAGGTYEELFYRPTVLADATPTTPAFAQEVFGPVAPVATFADLDEAVALAGDTEYGLSLGILSRDVMKAMALADRIPSGIVHINDQTVDDEAVAPFGGVGVSGTGSRFGGPAANIEAFTETQWLTMQGDISRFPF from the coding sequence ATGGCACTACTCGACACGACGACGTGGCACGGCATGATTTTCAGCGACGGCTGGACCGAGGCGGCCGGCGGCACGATGGCCGTCATGTCACCGGCCACCCGGCAGGAGATCGGTCGGGTCGGTGTCGGCAACGCCGACGACGTGACGCGGGCCTGCGTCCGGGCCGCGCAGGCGCAGCGCGACTGGGCCGCCACCAGCTACCTGGAGCGGGCCGCCGTGCTGCGCCGGGCCGGTCAGCTGTTCGAGCAGTACGCCGACGACATCGGTGGCTGGCTGATCCGCGAGGCCGGGTCGGTGCCGCCGAAGGCCGAGGTGGAGACCACCACCGCCGCCCAGGAGTGCTACGAGGCGGCCACCCTGCCGTCGCACCCGACCGGCGAGATCCTGGCCACCGGCCAGCCCCGGCTGAGTCTGGCGCGTCGGCTGCCGGTCGGGGTGGTCGGCGTCGTCGCGCCGTTCAACTTCCCGCTGATCCTGTCCATCCGGTCGGTCGCGCCGGCGCTGGCGTTGGGCAACGCGGTGGTGTTCAAACCGGACCCGCGTACGGCGGTCTGCGGCGGGGTGTCGATCGCCCGGATCTTCCAGGAGGCGGGTCTGCCCGACGGGCTGCTGCACGTGCTGCCCGGCGGGGCGGACGTCGGCGAGGCGCTGATCGCCGACCCCCGGGTCCGGGTGGTCAGCTTCACCGGTTCCACCGCCGCCGGGCGCAAGGTGGGCGAGGCCGCCGCCCGCCATCTCAAGCGGGCCCACCTGGAGTTGGGTGGCAACTCGGCGCTGATCGTGCTCGACGACGCCGACCTGGATCTCGCGGTCTCGGCCGGCGCCTGGGGGTCGTTCCTGCACCAGGGGCAGATCTGCATGGCCACCGGCCGGCACCTGGTGCACGAGCGGATCGCCGACCGGTACGTCGAGCAGTTGGCGGCCAAGGCCGACCACCTGCCGGTCGGGGATCCGGCGGCCGGGCAGGTGGCGCTCGGCCCGATCATCGACGAACATCAGCGGGACAAGATCCACTCGCTGGTCACGGCCAGCGTCGACGCCGGGGCCCGGCTGGCGGCCGGCGGCACCTACGAGGAGCTGTTCTACCGGCCGACGGTGCTGGCCGACGCCACCCCGACTACACCGGCGTTCGCTCAGGAGGTGTTCGGCCCGGTCGCGCCGGTCGCCACCTTCGCCGACCTGGACGAGGCGGTCGCGTTGGCCGGCGACACCGAGTACGGCCTTTCGCTCGGCATTCTGAGCCGGGACGTGATGAAGGCGATGGCGCTGGCCGACCGGATCCCCAGCGGCATCGTGCACATCAACGACCAGACCGTCGACGACGAGGCGGTGGCGCCGTTCGGCGGGGTTGGTGTCTCCGGCACCGGCAGCCGGTTCGGTGGGCCGGCCGCCAACATCGAGGCATTCACCGAGACCCAGTGGCTCACCATGCAGGGCGACATCAGCCGGTTCCCGTTCTGA